The genome window AAGTGCTCATCCTCTTTGTCTGTTACAAGAATGCGCAACTTCTGTTCATTGTTAGCCCTTCCTTCGAGCAAGACACTCGCTCGACACGGCCATAGCATTTTGAGCGCATATCTGATCCTATATATCGGGGTTCAACATCATTCTGGTGTGACAGTCCTCCTGGGAACTTATCACAACCCACCTCTCATCACAACAACTTGGGGAGCCCTTCAACTCAATACTGTGGCGGAGGGCAGAAAAAATGTGCTTGATAGAGAAGTACACAGACGTATATCCAATGGAAATTCGAACGAGAACAGTGATCCGCAGATGCTTGTTCAGCGACGGAAGGGGGACTTGCGACCGTGCTCGAGTGTATGATCGCGGCGAATTCTACCACGTTAGACAGTCCCAGCAGGGAGGTCCCAGAAGAATGACTTCTCCGAGGATCAAAACCATCGTGCCTAGGAACCTCAGTGAGACAAGATGCCAGGAGGAACATAGACATCCTTCGCCGACATGGAGATTATCACAAGCTCGAAGCCGGTCATATTCGTTCCGGATACCGATTTCCAGAAGGTCTTCCGAGACAAGTGACAGAGAGACGTTGTGCGAGCGCCGCGGCCGTCAGAGATCACCCCATCCCATTGTTGTTGATTCCCCTGAGGTTGAGGAGCGGACACCGCGCAACGATCGGCCAGATTCGGTCCGAATTCGATGCATTTCACCACAGGCAGGAAGAGCTCCGACCACTACCGACAGGGAGCAAGCAAATGACGTTGTTGAAATACCTCGTCAGGCTCGATCACAACAACCGTCACGAGAGCAACGACCTCCTCGGGAACGTACACCTGTTACTGAACGTGAGCCAGTACAACGCAGACCACGTCGAAGTCTGAATTGTGTGGTTGACATTCACAATGACGCGGCTGCATCGCAAGACAGACAGCGCCAAAGTGCAGAACCTCGGCAAGTTCGTTTCTCCAGCGACGTGGAATATGAAATGAATGTAAACAGCACCAGGGCGCGTAACCGTTCTGCTGCATtccatcaagaagaatcTATCGACGCAAGAGCACCAACTCACCGAGCCTATTCACGCAGCAACGGTTCTGCAAGAGACGCCGACAGCAGGAGCAACGGGGCGAGCCATTCGAGAGATAGCAGTCCATATCCACGAGTTCACTCTCCCAATCCCGGAAGGGTGAGACAGCGGCATCAGGAGACTAACCGCTACCGTCCGCGAATCATCCAAGACGGTACACGTATCATCTCAGAAGCAGGCGAGCACATCTTAGCAGAGGGCCGGGAACGCCACCGACTTGTGAATTCAATGCGTGATGTTGAGCTGCGTACTCATCGAAGAGCATCTAACGGTAGATCTGGTCGTTTGCGATTTTTCCGTTCGGGCGAGGAAAACAAAGATGATCGGCGTCATAACAATCGCTGGTTCTGACTGAGAGGAGAGCATTGAGCTCCTGACTATAACAGTAGCAGGCAAACCATTTCGAGTTTTGCGTTCCCGATTGGTGAGAAGAAAGGTTGAGCGTTACTTAGGAATGCGTCTCTTGCATCATAAAAGCTTCTTCTAAGCGTGTTCATGTACATGATAGATGACGCCAACGTCGAAATGACATAGAAATTTGCAATCTCTTAGTGAAGTTCTCTCAAAGCAAATCAGTTGCTCAACGATCAACATGTAACTAGTTAGTGAAGCTGATAAAAAGGTAGTCCGTAGATAGGTAAACATAGAAATATTACCCCAACTTGCAAGCCCCGCACGGCCATTCATCATACATGCATATGTCGGAGACAGTCATTATAGAATCACAGTTCACGGAAGCTACTTAAAACATTCTGGGAAGACGTATGCTTAAATAGCTGTTGGGACTGTGGATGAGCTGGCACGGGGAAAAGCCGGGCGAAATAATGTCCGATAGTTTCATTCCATCCTGAGTTTGGGCTGCTGACCTTTCTGACTATTGACCATCTCCTATTCACTAGTCAGCCTCTATCAGAAAAGACCATGTCACAGAGAAGATGATCTTTAGAATGTGATACCTAACCGATAGCGAGCTATTCTTCATTTACCCTCAATCTCCACCCTGCCTCGGCATCCTCCCTCCCCTTTATCATTGTTGCAGTCCAAGACATACTACTTTTCTTTCCGCCGGGGTGAGTAGCTCTGGTACACTGACCATTTCTAGATCGAATACTGACTGTACTGTCCGGTTTTGAGGTTTCAGACTCTACAATCGTGCCTTTTGCCATTTATCCATCGACAAGGTCCATGTCTCGGTCAACA of Aspergillus fumigatus Af293 chromosome 2, whole genome shotgun sequence contains these proteins:
- a CDS encoding putative RNA binding protein, coding for MEIRTRTVIRRCLFSDGRGTCDRARVYDRGEFYHVRQSQQGGPRRMTSPRIKTIVPRNLSETRCQEEHRHPSPTWRLSQARSRSYSFRIPISRRSSETSDRETLCERRGRQRSPHPIVVDSPEVEERTPRNDRPDSVRIRCISPQAGRAPTTTDREQANDVVEIPRQARSQQPSREQRPPRERTPVTEREPVQRRPRRSLNCVVDIHNDAAASQDRQRQSAEPRQVRFSSDVEYEMNVNSTRARNRSAAFHQEESIDARAPTHRAYSRSNGSARDADSRSNGASHSRDSSPYPRVHSPNPGRVRQRHQETNRYRPRIIQDGTRIISEAGEHILAEGRERHRLVNSMRDVELRTHRRASNGRSGRLRFFRSGEENKDDRRHNNRWF